AGCAGGTCTTCGCCGCcgagtgcatcctcagcaagcGGCTCCGCAAGGTGGGCTCCCTCCCCCCCCGCACCCCGacgccgccaccgccgccgcTCCCGCCGCTAACGCGCGTCTCTCCGCTTCTCTCCGCAGGGCAAGCTGGAGTACCTGGTCAAGTGGCGGGGCTGGTCTTCCAAGTGAGCGGGGCGAACGCGCGGGGCGCGGGGTGCCGCCGCCCGGCCGCTTTTGTTCGGGTCGCGCCGCTCCTTTTGTTTACAAATAACGCGGCCCGACCCTCCCCGTCGCCGCGTGGCTGCTCCCCCCTCCCGCcgggccgcccccccccccctttttcgCCGCCCCGCCGCCTTCCCGAGCACGAGCACCGATCGCGCGTCCCTTCCCGACGGGCAACCGGGGCTGCCCGCGTTGCGCGGGGATCACCTCGCGGTGCGGCAGCGTGGCCGCCCCCCGCCCTGCCCGGCCCGGGCCTCTGCCGCGGGTAGGGGGCTCCGTGCCGTCGCTGCCGGGATGCTCCCGGCCCGGCCATCCCTTCCCCAGCCGTCCCCATCTGTCCTCGGCTCCCCGCTGCCCGGCCACCCTCGGCCATCCGCGGCCATCCcttccccctccatccccttccCGACCATCCCCACCGCAGCGCCGTCTCCATGTGAAGCGCACCGCCGGGCGCCGTGTCCCCGGCCCGAGGCTGCCCCGGGACCCGGTTGTCCTCAGATGAACTCTCCAAGCTGTCCGGTATTGGGGGTGCGGGGGGGGGCATCAGGCTCCCACTCTCTCCCATCGCGCATCTTCTGTTCCAGGCACAACAGCTGGGAACCCGAGGAGAACATCCTTGATCCGAGGCTCCTCCTCGCTTTCCAAAAGAAGTGAGCAatctataaatatttcttaacaAATGATAAAGTCAATTAACTTCTAATTGGCCACGCGTGCGGTGGAAGTTGTGGAAACAACAGTCTGAAGCTCCTCGTGCCTTTTGTGGCCAGGCCCTTTTGTTCATCTCCTGAAATTACTGTTAGGTCCACCTAGGACGCCTCTCCCAGAGCTGGGTAAACACGGAGGATTTATGGCCCTGTGCACAATATGTTTGTGCTCCCACTGCACAATGGGCGCACGGCAGCGCCCGGCAGAGCTCGTGTTCCCATCCGACAgcggggctgtgctggggggtgGCTGTGTACCCGGGTTGTAGAGGGGTAGGAAAAGCACCACCAGTGTGTGTTTATGgagggcacagctctgtgctctgtgatgGGTGGGAGAAAATGGTGTCCACCgccagagctggggctgctccgctgagctgagctgcaatTGTTCTGCAGCTATTATACAGCGGGCGTCAGGCTTGGGGCTAGAGAATAGCCAGCTGGCTGCATGGAACACAGCGCTGCCAAATATTTCGGCTCCGtattaataaaaaatcattaaagttTATGATAGGATTTAATTACAGCTCATTTCTGGATCctttctggttgtttttggttttttttttccttgccttcacGGAAGGAAGCTGGTGGTTATCTCAGGCAGCGTGCTGTTTAATTAGCAGCACACACTGCCCTTTTTAAATGGAGGAAcaccacacagcacagggataTCAGCAATGCTCTTTGTGCCCAGCGTGTGTCTGTGGGGCCGAGGGTGGGAGAGGTGAAATGAGCACAAGGACAGACCTCGCTCTGCTCCGGGGAAGGCGTGTGCTTTCACTCTGCAGAGGGGccaggctgctgcttgctgcagaggggaagcacagctctgagcctATCAACAAGGAAGGGCTCTGCAGACAGCTCAGATGCTTCCGTTTGCCCGTTCCCATTGTAGCAGGAAAAGTGCAGATTTTGCTGGGAACGGGAAGAGCTGTTGCTCAGGACGGGGCACGCTGTGCTGTGTCACTGAGTGCTGGAAACTTCTTGCTGGGGTAGTGCTGTTGTAGGGAACAGGGATGCAAATCAACAGCTCTGGGTGCAGAACGTCCTCAGGTCCCAGTGCAGAGCCATGTTGGGCACAAAGTTCTTGGAAAGCATCACCAGTGCTGGTCTGAGGATGCTCCTGCAGAACTAAAATGCCAGGGCAGCCCTTGGGAAGGTGATGCATGCATGCACGTGGCTCTATGGGCACTTTGGGAGATGCATTGCAGCAGTCCATGCAGCTTAGCTCTATGTTTTATACAGACACTTCCCATCTCTCTGCCTGtgttgcagagctctgctgagcagcagagggtCCCATTGTCCTGACAGCCACCTTTGCTGGGGGATCACCATTTGCAGAGCCCTTCGTTTCTAAATCTCTTTTTCTCATATTGCATCACACACAGGAGCTCAGTGCACACCAAtgggtttttgtttcattgAGAAGCTGCTTTGGAACGATAAAAGTAAAGGGCAGAATTGGGCTGGGGTTGTGCTGTGTCGTTTTGTCATTCAAGCTCCGTCTTcaagcagtgctttctttcaGGGAACATGAGAAAGAAGTGCAGAACCGCAAGAGAGGCAAGAGGCCACGGGGCAGGCCCAGGAAGCACGTGGTGAGTGTTGGGTGGGGGGGAGGCACGGCAGGGGTCTGCCTGCATTGCAGGACAGGGGTGCCTGCAGGAGGACTCCTTCCTTCATCACTGATCTGGAGGGGTGTAGGAGATGGAAGATTTCCCCAGCCCTGGTGTCTTTCTGACCCTACGAGTCAGCCCACCTCCATGATTTCATGGCACAGGGAGAGAACCTGCTTGTCTGCAGTGAGTGGCCGGACTGTGCTGAGTGGTTTGCAACACCCACAGCGGTGATTCCAGCATTTGTGGTGACTTTTTCCATGTCCCTCTCCATTGCTACTTAGGAACCAGAGATGCCTTCAAAAAGTAAGTCGAGCAGCTCCTCTTCCTCaacatcctcttcctcctcctcctctgatGAAGAGGATGAAAGTGACCTGGAAGCAAAGAGAGGTCCACGCAGCAGAGAGACCCATCCAGTGCCACAGAAGAAAGCTCAGATCCTGGTGGCAAAGCCAGAAATGAAGGACAGTTCCAGAAAGAAACGTGGACGAAAACCTCTCCCTCCAGAGCAGAAAGCGGCTCGAAGGACCGTGAACCTGACAAAGGTGCTGAAGACATCCCGAAAAGAGGTGGGGGGCAGCAACAAGATGCTGGGgaagctgcagccacagcatgGCACACAGGGCACGGGGCTGGCTGGGCTGAAGGAGCCGCCGGGTGCATTGGCTGGGCTCAGCTCTGGGGGATCCTCGGCAGAAAACATCCCCAATGCGATGAAGAGcggctccagcagccccagccgGGCCATCAGCTGGCAGAGCTCCATCGTGCATTACATGAACAGGATGTCTCAAAACCAGAGCTCGGCTGAGACCTCGCCACTGGGAAGGCTGGCGCTGAAGTCGCAGGCATCCGGCAAGAGCGGCTTAGGGCTGGACTTAAAAATGAGGAACCAGAAAGGAGCTGGGGAGTTGGGGCCGTCCATGCAGGGAGCCAAGACCACCAAGGTTCctagcagcagcactggagggGATCAGAAATCAGGGTTCACCACCGGAGCCCAAACGCTGCATAATGGCAGCAAGACGCCCACAAGCTCCTCTGCACCTGGGGGGCAGCAGGCATCCAGCCAGGAGCTGAACCTCCAAGCTTTAAACCTGCAGAGTGTCAAAAACGGGCAGAGCGCAGCGGGGGGCAGCAGCCTACCTCGCCATGCCTGCAGCACCCTGCCCAAAAGCACCACTGCTGCCACAGGTTCGGGTCCTGCTGGGTCCAAGGGTGGCGGAACCGGCTCTGGGTCTAACGCTGCTAGTGTGGGAGATGGCAGCAAGAGCGAGAAGCAGGCACGCAGGGCAGCGGCTGGTGACAGGGACGTGGCCAAGGGTGGCACAGGCAGTGGGCAGGAGGGGCACGCGGCCCCCGAGAGCCGCAAGGCAGCCGCCCTGTCTGAAATGAGTACAGGCGACGAGAGCAGCTCGGACTCGGATCGGGATTCGGCTTCATTTCCCAGCGTGGGTCAGAACATGTCTGTCTCCATCCAGACCAGCCAGGACTGGAAGCCCACCCGCAGCCTGATCGAGCACGTCTTCGTCACGGATGTCACCGCAAACCTGATCACGGTGACGGTCAAGGAGTCCCCCACCAGCGTCGGGTTCTTCAATGTTCGGCAATACTGAGCCAGGAAGCCTGAGAGGAGGGAGATGTCCTTCAGCTTTCCTCATCCTTGCCCAGCTCTCCCAccagattttcatttctttaggTACTGCCCCATGGCAGGGACTCATGGGGTGACCCCCCTCCACCAGCCGCCCCATGCCAccccactgcaggcagtgccagctcggatcctgcagcccagcacacccCTGGGACTTACTGGGAGCTTTGTGCAGAGGGTTGGGAAAGGTGAAACCTGTGCAGAAGTGCCAGCAGATGAGATGGGGCCCTCCCTgcctcctccatccatcccagccgGTGCTGCTCACCAGCAGCAGGGGCACTGGGAGGTGACAGCTGGCAAGTTCTGAGCCAGGCTTCACTGCATGAGGTTTGCTTGCTTTATGGCTTGAGATGCCAGTGTGTGGTATGGGGctctggcagcagggagaggggcAAAGGGGAGGTGCCAGGTCTACACTTGGGAGAGAAGAGGGCAGCTCTCCTTTCCTCTGGGCAGCCCAAGCTTCCAGAGCAGCCACGATCCAAATGAGACAGCTCCCAGCCTcagggctgtgggggctgcaggatgggggtTTTCAGGGTACAGGAAGCCCAGCCACCCCCCCTGGGCTAGGTCAGTTCCAATGACAGTGAAGGCTGTGATGTCTCTGTTGTGGTTTCTAGCGGAGAAGGAAACACTGTTTACATTTCTTCTGAAGGGAAAATCTTTTCCTTAGAGGGACGGGCACCAATACAACGTAGATGAGCAGGCATCGGGTCCAGCTGgtgcactgcacagccccagagcCGCTCCTTGTCCTGGCACCACGTGCTCGCAGGGACCAAGCTGGGCAGTGCCCATCAGCCCCATGTTCTCCAGCTGAAGGGCTGCGAGGTGCCCACACTGCCTGGCACAGGGTGGGCAGCAGGGGCCAGTTGGTGGCATCCCACAGCCACCTCCCGTCTTGTGCCAGTGCCTGGGCTTGTAATCACAACCAATAATGACTTTCTTAGTGAGGTCTTTTTTCCTGCTATAGATTATTGTTACGAGCCAAAATTAACAGCAGTAGTTCAGGCGGAGTTTAATAgcatttggggtcattttagtTGTGTTAATGCCAAACTCCTGCTCTGGAGATGGCACAAAGCCTGCAGCCTGCCAGGTCTCTGGGTACACCCATGGGAAATGCTTCTAAGGCTCCGCTGTGTTCACAGGGCAGGCATCTGGCATTGCTGCAGATGGCATTGCAAGGAGATGCCAGCACCTGTAACACCTGGGGCTCCCTGCCCTACACACCAAATGTTTGCTAGTTGGCCTTTGCAAATCCAAACCGAACGACCACGTGCCTTTTGCAACTGTCCTTActttctgtgtctgtgacaCCGCTCCTACAAACAGGTTTGTGCCTATGCAAAGCTGGGCAGTGCCAGGGTCCTGGTGACAGCTGTGACACCAATGGGGGACACCCAGTTGAGCTGTGATGCCGTGTCATGGCTGATCAAATGGGGAAGACCCATGGGGCTGCTCCTAcatgggctgtggggctgctgtccccactgtccccttGTCCCCTTGGTGGCAGCAGGACTCTGCCATCCCCGCTTTAGCTCTTGTGCCTTTCTGCTCACCAGCCAGTTCAATTCCAAAGGTGTAAGGACAGTGAAAATTATAACCTAGTGTTGTGTCTTCATCTCATCCCACCCCCTATTGCCATTCCTTCCTCACCTCACGTGTATCTGAGCAGAAGGTCCGTGTTGGAGGCTGCCTCCcataggggatggggggggtcctcaTGGGACCAAGCGCAGCTTTGGTGGACAGAGGTTGGAGCCCCGTTCACCGCTCAGTGCCATTAGTATTCAAGGTCCAccttcctattttttctttggagTTTGCTGCTATGGGTTGAAACGTTCAGTTGTACGTCAAACAACCAATTAAAGGTTTGTCACTTGGCATTTCTTAAAGGCTTTCCGACATGGAAAGTCCTGCAGTATTTGTATATTGAATGGATATTTTCTCTGAGCATAATCTGGTTAAGTATGCTTGTTGTTTGCCATTGGACTGGAAGGAGAGGCCGACGCAGCCGCCGTCCTTAGAAGCttagtatatttttatatatatattttgtaccaaaaaataaatggaagttggcggagggatggggatggttTTAAGGGGGTGATTCCATTTACTCTGAGCTCTGAAGGGCTCCGGAGGTGGAGAGAAGGCTTTTACCGAGAGAAGTTGAGGGATGGGTGAAAACAAACCGTTGTTGTAACTCACACCAGTCCAAtttgtatgttttaattaaagagaGAACCAAATCATTCCCGTGTATGGACGCTTGGCTGAGGTTGCTTTTAAACTACAGCTGCTTCTTCgcttttctttgccttgaaCAAAAGTTGGAGATGGAATTGCCCAGGGAACGCTCAGGAGCTTTGCTGGGCACTGGGGGGGTCCCAGGGAGTTCCCACTCAGTTTCCTATGTGTGCCCTGTCCTGGTGCTCCGAGACCAGCCAACATTGGTTCAGAGCCGGGAGTAAAACACCAGGAGGTGGCACGTCGGGTGGGGTTCTTTTCTCGTTGTTTTGATGCGTGTCGCTTTTCcaatgctctttttctttcgGGATGGAGGGTAGATCGATattttttgattatttttttggtaACTTTTCAGCCTGTTGTGGTCTCCGCTCCCCAAGCACCGCCCTGCCCTGGGGGTACGGAAATGGAGGatgaggggggggagggaggcggAGCGGGGTGGCTGAAGGCTGCGGGAGGGGCAGGGGCTTCTGCACTGCACGCTGAGCGAGGGGGGCACGGGGCTGAGCGGAACGGGGAGCGTCAAACCGCCTCCCCGCGAGGGGCTGTCCTCAACCCGAGCCCGGCTACTGCCCACGGGGGGATGAACGCGGAGCTTCGGGCGCTGCTGCGAGGCGGATAAGGATGGAGGTGAGGACGGAGCTGTGCCGAACCCGGGGCCCTCAGGTGCTCCCGCTCAGCCCGACCCGAGCCCGGGAGCGGCCCCACACGTGCTGGATCCGGGCACGGGCTGCCTGCGGAGGGCGCTGCGCGGCCGCAGACGGACATCGGCCCCCTCCTTCCATCCCGGCCGCCGCGTCGGGGCGGGGAGCGAGGCGGCCCCGAGCCGGGCATTGCCCACGCCCAGCGCTCGCCGTCGAGGGGCCGTCGTCGGGGCGGAGGGGCAACACCAGGTTGCGGGGCGGGGTCCGGGCTCTTCGGGCCGTGCCCCGGGGCTCCTCCGGCCGCGCCCCCGCCCCCCGCGGGTCGTCCGCACCCCCTCCGCACCGCCCCGGCCCGGGGCCCCGCCGCGCCCGTGTGAAAGGGTCCCCCCCGCTGGGCCGGGGGAGAAAGGCGCCATTGTGCGAACCTTTCTCCCGCTCCTACTTGACACTCATTTTCCGCGCACAGATGCTGACAGCTCTGATAATAAGGGGGGTCTGCGCCTTTCACCCAGCGGAGCAGAAAAAGGAGGTTAATGAGgacacagctttaaaaaaataaaataaaataaatgcaaaaaaaaggggggaaaaaagaaagaaaggagaaaaaaaagccaacctcGCTTCCCCTCCAGCTGCGCGGCCGGGAGAGATTTGAATACAAAGGCCGGGCTCGTCCGGACACGACCCCGCATCGCACCGCCCGCATCCCGCGCCGTCGGAGGGCCGCATCGTGCCCGTCGCTTCCTCCCGGCTCTCCCCGCACCCGGCCTTGCTCTGTGGGAACGGTGCGGGCCTGGACCCCGCTGCCCGCTCAGACCCTTCATGCCCCGTATCAGCCGCTCCCGGCCACGCACATCCCCGCCCACCCCGTCGGAGCCCCGCAGCCCATTCCCGTTGTCCCCCCATCCCACGTCTCCCTCCTCTGCTCATCTCCGGCCACAGACGGGAGAAAGACACGTTTCTATTTACAAAGTATATATTTAAACTCACATAAAAAGCAGGTCTCATACGGACATTCACGGCTGGCAGAAGACACGTAAATTAAGCTTCACTTTTCTGAGACTGAGATTTCGCcaaatcttttctgtttgtttgtttgtttttaatacaagtCTTAGATTTAAATAATtcacgcacacacacaccccacacACACGCTCAGTATATACGTCgctatatacatacacacatatacaccCACATGTACGGCTTGCTCTATATACGTGTTACAAGGGGCTGCGGGAGGCAAAGCCCTGCCCCGGGATCTCGCACCATTTCTCAGCCTTCAGCACCTCTGCAGGTGGAGGGAGGGTGGCTCCGTCCATCCTCAATCCCACCCCGCAGCTCCTGCTGAGCCCCAGCGCCGACCCCAGAGCATCAAACcgagtggaaaaaaaagaagtctccATTTTACGAGATGTGCCTTGGAATGAAAcgaaacaaagaaacaaacaaacaacaacaagagaaatAAAGTCACAGACACGGCTCCCTTTGTACACTCAATACAGCATCCTCTCGCTTCGTCATCCTACAAAGGCAACGGGCCCAAAAATGGAAGGGGAGAGGGGCACGGTGAGGCAAAGTGTGGCTCTCCCATTGGGATGAAGGGAGGCTCCTCACCGAGCCCTATCTCCCCACTGGGTCCCCCATGTGCTTTCAGCTTCTGTGCAGCCCCCAGATCAGGAAACATCGAAGAGCTTCCTTGGGCCAATcaaaaaggatggaaaagggCCGAtctcccctccccagccctgggcCCTCGGGGGCTGCTGGACAGATTTGTGCTTTCAAACCGCCAGAGATGCTCAAATCAATGCATGAGGACGTGAGGACACCCGCTCTACATCAACTAAAGAATACAACAGAACAGCCCCCCCCCGACATCCCCAAACCTTGGTTCAGCTGTAACAGAGTttagaggaaagcaaaaaggaggggggcaatgggagcagaggggagaGATGCTCCTTAATCAGAaccacccagccccactgctatggcactgcagagctgcacagccctcGGGAGCCACGAGAGACGGGCAGGGAAATACAAACACTGAGAGCCACCCCGagtcagcaggagctgctccacaCAGGCAGATTCAGCCTCTTGGCTATTGTTTaaccagcaaaagaaaaagggaaatatttattGTCTCTGAATGCATCAAGGTGGCTCTGGGATTTGTCAGGGATGCAGAGATTACAAAATGCTGCACCAGGCTCCTTCCGACAGCCTGAAGCGAAACATTTGGGGGGgaataaaaaccaaacccacGACGATCCGCTTTCTATAGCAGCATAAAGCATCTAAATATGGGCCGCCATACGGTTACCCTCCCAAACCTCTCTGGCATTTCAGGAATGTAAACAGagttgttggctttttgttttgtttttttgg
The Coturnix japonica isolate 7356 chromosome 18, Coturnix japonica 2.1, whole genome shotgun sequence DNA segment above includes these coding regions:
- the CBX2 gene encoding chromobox protein homolog 2, with translation MEELSSVGEQVFAAECILSKRLRKGKLEYLVKWRGWSSKHNSWEPEENILDPRLLLAFQKKEHEKEVQNRKRGKRPRGRPRKHVEPEMPSKSKSSSSSSSTSSSSSSSDEEDESDLEAKRGPRSRETHPVPQKKAQILVAKPEMKDSSRKKRGRKPLPPEQKAARRTVNLTKVLKTSRKEVGGSNKMLGKLQPQHGTQGTGLAGLKEPPGALAGLSSGGSSAENIPNAMKSGSSSPSRAISWQSSIVHYMNRMSQNQSSAETSPLGRLALKSQASGKSGLGLDLKMRNQKGAGELGPSMQGAKTTKVPSSSTGGDQKSGFTTGAQTLHNGSKTPTSSSAPGGQQASSQELNLQALNLQSVKNGQSAAGGSSLPRHACSTLPKSTTAATGSGPAGSKGGGTGSGSNAASVGDGSKSEKQARRAAAGDRDVAKGGTGSGQEGHAAPESRKAAALSEMSTGDESSSDSDRDSASFPSVGQNMSVSIQTSQDWKPTRSLIEHVFVTDVTANLITVTVKESPTSVGFFNVRQY